A region from the Aegilops tauschii subsp. strangulata cultivar AL8/78 chromosome 5, Aet v6.0, whole genome shotgun sequence genome encodes:
- the LOC109740689 gene encoding putative F-box protein At1g47765 → MSSSKPRPAASSSGDLPADALYEVLLRIPAKDLCRLRAVCPSWRALTSDPFFIAAHMCRHHTAPPLLAIAYRDDGEVNSVAISGLSGNIVKRFPSNGYEIVLVNESGDAVRRLTSKGDIIRVARTRLDLVCFNWVLFSQVFWVLNPASGATITLPIDFSEELVHELEVKGMNKWHCQIQSCAIGQVSSTREYKALRVSRIGDRQVCEIITFDDMNNGSWRRKQDPPSHICSGHKMRWVVVHGMVYFLMDFYSTYVETGVITIEPGSIACFNLETEEWGVLRGPEQVQMFVQENEDCSYSKLELQLSLAELNGCLVMVHNIHNISMDLWF, encoded by the coding sequence ATGTCGTCCTCGAagccgcgccccgccgcctccagctccggcGACCTACCCGCGGACGCTCTGTACGAGGTCCTCCTCCGCATCCCGGCCAAGGACCTCTGCCGCCTCCGCGCCGTCTgcccctcctggcgcgccctcaCCTCCGACCCATTCTTCATCGCGGCGCACATGTGCCGCCACCACACGGCGCCCCCGCTCCTCGCCATTGCCTACCGCGACGACGGTGAGGTCAACAGCGTTGCTATTTCGGGTCTGTCGGGCAACATCGTGAAGAGGTTTCCAAGCAACGGCTATGAGATTGTTTTGGTCAACGAGTCGGGTGATGCCGTTCGCCGGCTCACAAGCAAGGGCGATATCATCCGTGTTGCACGCACGCGGCTAGACCTCGTCTGTTTCAACTGGGTTTTGTTCTCTCAGGTTTTCTGGGTGCTGAACCCGGCCAGTGGAGCTACCATCACCTTGCCGATTGATTTTTCAGAGGAATTGGTGCATGAGCTAGAGGTGAAGGGAATGAACAAATGGCACTGCCAAATCCAGTCGTGTGCAATTGGGCAGGTCTCCTCTACCAGAGAGTACAAGGCACTACGTGTCTCTAGAATTGGTGACCGGCAGGTATGTGAGATTATCACCTTTGATGACATGAACAATGGAAGCTGGAGGAGAAAACAGGACCCTCCGTCCCATATCTGTAGCGGTCACAAGATGAGATGGGTGGTCGTCCATGGGATGGTGTACTTCTTGATGGACTTTTACTCCACATACGTTGAAACTGGGGTTATAACCATTGAGCCTGGCAGCATAGCTTGTTTCAACCTTGAGACGGAAGAGTGGGGTGTTCTACGTGGTCCAGAACAGGTGCAGATGTTTGTGCAAGAGAACGAGGATTGCAGTTACTCAAAACTTGAACTCCAGTTATCATTGGCTGAGTTGAATGGTTGTTTGGTTATGGTTCACAATATTCATAACATATCTATGGACTTGTGGTTCTGA